From the Perca flavescens isolate YP-PL-M2 chromosome 21, PFLA_1.0, whole genome shotgun sequence genome, one window contains:
- the LOC114548452 gene encoding uncharacterized protein LOC114548452 isoform X3: MSKSTPRLQYSFQLQKSCSSHGSSVKGNSVAPGTSTVTPPILSRALSKGKRFRSSSLSLSPARQRRESNYFRTPPISRGKHKISTNLIDGSRVNGLVYKHLQEDDSTDMESIRRCDSAGGKVGAFLDRTSLSHFAARKGCTEVPCTRLDKGTTYLPPSLHTRSVPIIPSLQACDLEAGNVDTNEQNQGGLLKWHPAPAGKTAVPISNSSSLPCETVVLAPGVIPNSVSPPATITVTLGSGKNLSTAQTTCSIEITVKLAQELKQKSLSSYMKMSGSHSKIHCGDTNTLEAGAVQESEGKSVQYSARVLHTGGGTRGLKAAGQREAQGLCQGQMSLAYGGANYSLATKGPSCRGTGNAYAKPSTS, encoded by the exons AGCTGCAGTTCTCACGGATCGTCTGTTAAGGGCAACAGCGTGGCACCAGGCACATCAACAGTAACCCCACCTATTCTCAGCAGAGCGCTGTCTAAAGGGAAACGCTTCAG GAGTAGTTCCCTTTCACTCAGTCCTGCCCGACAACGGAGGGAAAGTAATTACTTCAGGACCCCACCCATTTCCAGAGGGAAACACAAAATATCAACGAATCTCATTGATGGATCCAGAGTAAACGGCCTGGTCTACAAACACTTGCAGGAGGACGATTCAACAGACATGGAGTCCATAAGAAG GTGTGATTCTGCTGGTGGAAAGGTTGGTGCCTTTCTCGACAGGACTTCACTCTCTCACTTTGCAGCCCGAAAGGGATGTACCGAAGTCCCGTGCACCCGTCTTGATAAGGGAACAACCTACCTTCCACCTTCCCTGCACACCCGTTCGGTGCCCATCATCCCCTCACTCCAAGCGTGTGACCTCGAGGCGGGGAACGTGGACACCAATGAGCAGAACCAAGGGGGGCTCCTCAAGTGGCACCCCGCGCCGGCCGGTAAGACAGCAGTGCCCATCAGCAATTCTTCCTCACTGCCCTGTGAGACTGTTGTGCTGGCACCTGGTGTTATACCCAACAGTGTCAGCCCTCCTGCCACCATCACAGTTACACTGGGGTCGGGGAAGAATCTCAGCACTGCACAAACAACCTGTTCCATTGAAATTACTGTGAAACTCGCGCAGGAATTAAAACAGAAAAGCCTTTCCAGCTACATGAAAATGTCTGGGTCTCACAGCAAGATCCACTGCGGTGACACAAACACTCTTGAGGCTGGGGCTGTGCAGGAGTCAGAAGGGAAAAGTGTCCAATATTCTGCCAGAGTTCTGCACACAGGCGGTGGGACCAGAGGTTTGAAGGCAGCAGGCCAAAGAGAAGCCCAGGGACTGTGCCAAGGTCAGATGTCCCTTGCGTATGGAGGCGCAAACTACTCCTTGGCCACCAAAGGACCAAGCTGCAGAGGAACTGGAAACGCTTATGCCAAGCCCTCTACAAGCTGA